In Monodelphis domestica isolate mMonDom1 chromosome 4, mMonDom1.pri, whole genome shotgun sequence, one DNA window encodes the following:
- the LOC100023460 gene encoding olfactory receptor 10G7-like gives MERDNQSFVTTFILMGIPHPSELSTVLFGIFLVIYALTLVGNLFIVLVIKVDSHLHTPMYYFLANLSFIDMWFSTVTVPKILMGLFSPDGGIISFQSCVAQLYSFHILGSTECFLYTVMSYDRYLAITYPLSYATMMSGKMCAILAGGTWLSGAIHSAAQTALTFRLSYCGPNQIQHYFCDAPPILKLACANTSVNEMVIFVNIGIVASGCCFLIFLSYMSIVRAILKIRTAEGRHKAFQTCASHCIVVLCFFGPGLIIYLRPGSMHAVDRIVAIFQTMITPLLNPIVYTLRNKEVKTALLRLKYHRNSIQIN, from the coding sequence ATGGAAAGAGATAATCAGAGCTTTGTGACCACATTCATCCTTATGGGGATTCCCCATCCATCAGAACTAAGTACTGtcttatttggtattttcttagtGATCTATGCACTAACTCTGGTGGGGAACCTCTTCATTGTGCTTGTGATTAAAGTGGATTCTCATCTCCACACTCCCATGTACTACTTCCTGGCCAACCTTTCCTTCATTGATATGTGGTTCTCTACTGTCACTGTGCCCAAGATACTTATGGGTCTTTTTTCCCCAGATGGTGGTATTATTTCTTTTCAAAGTTGTGTGGCCCAGCTCTATTCTTTTCACATTTTGGGGAGCACAGAGTGTTTCCTCTACACAGTCATGTCCTATGACCGCTACCTGGCCATCACTTACCCCCTCAGCTATGCCACCATGATGAGTGGAAAAATGTGTGCCATTCTAGCTGGAGGGACCTGGCTCAGTGGTGCTATCCACTCAGCAGCCCAGACTGCTCTGACCTTCCGCCTGTCCTATTGTGGCCCCAATCAAATCCAGCATTATTTCTGTGATGCACCACCCATTCTCAAATTGGCCTGTGCCAACACATCAGTCAATGAGATGGTGATTTTTGTAAACATTGGCATAGTGGCCTCTGGATGTTGcttcctgatttttctttcttatatgtcCATTGTCCGTGCTATCCTGAAGATCCGTACAGCTGAAGGCAGACACAAAGCCTTCCAGACCTGTGCTTCCCATTGCATTGTGGTCCTTTGTTTCTTTGGGCCTGGTCTTATTATTTATCTAAGGCCTGGTTCCATGCATGCTGTAGACAGGATTGTGGCTATTTTTCAAACAATGATCACACCCCTGCTGAATCCCATAGTGTACACAttgaggaacaaagaggtgaaaacaGCTTTGCTTAGACTAAAATATCACAGAAACTCTATACAAATTAATTAA